A DNA window from Paenibacillus andongensis contains the following coding sequences:
- a CDS encoding radical SAM/SPASM domain-containing protein, with product MQPKSSVVIDEKAFQVMKRTMRNMAVPYRERAKNPKYRTPVPESVGIKLTNRCNLRCIHCFQWNEDGYHHAMDKEEQNKDIDLDVFRKIMEETAEAKSRLYLWGGEPMFHKQFDQILEMLAADPREMTICSNGLLLDKYLDGIIRISPGLELLIAVEGLEAEHDFIRGKGTFAKTMKQIERLVELREQGIYKGRISVHSVVNDSMIPKLYELLEYFESLKLDLVILCFPWYISKETSVQMDSYFMEKFSWLRKLQENQVNSWHAFKYKMNEDHVGALIEALERINERVWNIRVRYQPGLDYDEIEQFVRGEAMTSRCATTCMALSTRMDVLPTGDVTACKFFSEFTVGNLNEQGLQELWDSDQYDRVREIINIEGLTPACSKCSVLYLHGI from the coding sequence ATGCAGCCGAAAAGCAGTGTCGTTATTGATGAGAAAGCATTTCAGGTCATGAAACGGACGATGAGAAATATGGCGGTTCCTTACCGGGAACGTGCCAAAAATCCGAAATACAGAACACCTGTTCCTGAATCAGTCGGCATCAAGCTGACAAACCGCTGCAACCTCCGCTGCATCCATTGCTTCCAATGGAACGAGGACGGCTATCATCATGCTATGGATAAAGAGGAGCAGAACAAGGATATCGACCTCGACGTGTTCCGCAAAATTATGGAGGAGACGGCCGAGGCGAAATCGCGATTGTATTTGTGGGGCGGCGAGCCGATGTTCCATAAACAGTTCGATCAAATATTGGAGATGCTGGCCGCTGATCCGCGGGAAATGACGATTTGCAGCAATGGTCTGCTGCTTGACAAGTATTTGGACGGCATTATCCGCATTTCACCTGGGCTCGAGCTGCTAATCGCCGTGGAAGGGCTTGAAGCGGAGCACGATTTTATCCGGGGGAAGGGAACCTTCGCGAAGACGATGAAGCAGATCGAGCGTCTGGTCGAACTGCGGGAGCAAGGGATTTACAAAGGGCGCATATCCGTCCATTCCGTTGTCAACGACAGCATGATCCCGAAGCTTTACGAGCTGCTAGAATATTTCGAGTCGCTCAAGCTCGATCTCGTCATCCTATGCTTCCCATGGTATATCTCCAAGGAAACGTCGGTGCAGATGGACAGTTACTTCATGGAAAAGTTCAGTTGGCTGCGCAAGCTGCAAGAAAATCAGGTCAATTCCTGGCACGCCTTCAAATACAAGATGAACGAGGATCATGTCGGGGCCTTGATCGAAGCCTTGGAACGGATCAACGAGCGCGTGTGGAATATCCGCGTCCGTTACCAGCCAGGGCTGGATTATGACGAAATCGAGCAGTTCGTCCGAGGCGAAGCGATGACAAGCCGCTGTGCGACGACGTGTATGGCGCTATCCACAAGAATGGACGTCTTGCCTACCGGCGATGTGACGGCATGCAAGTTTTTCTCGGAATTTACGGTCGGTAACTTGAATGAGCAGGGGCTTCAGGAGCTTTGGGATTCGGATCAATACGACCGTGTCCGCGAGATCATTAATATAGAAGGCTTGACGCCTGCCTGCTCCAAGTGCAGCGTGCTGTATTTGCACGGTATTTGA
- a CDS encoding UDP-glucuronosyltransferase — MGRKTILTSGFGLGFYIPALLLEYQLSERQVPAEAVVFENFIVKEKKDKIAESRHDYHINFAVARVAQKFPMDIRDSIDFAAVDQLLAAWERERRRDFIVFSGHWIYILDMYGERVGSESLNVDLLYVDTDLSPSWKSVKKYVPDYAERYREVWLFDAANGQIRCRVPAADEPAVTYAGRPQRLAVHGGGWGMGTYLEKINELERHYELDIVIASEADCDVSNTRHRYWMNDPSWEAWEKGPETGKHTFPRFGEIKAGESPVFATQESHHRLYDLIKGAKAIVSKPGGATLLDSLSSATPVVFLEPFGPHEQRNADLWTQLGFGIPYEQWKLADFSPELLEPLHEALLAHRKAAPSYADLLFDNSIMR; from the coding sequence ATGGGGAGGAAGACGATTTTAACTTCCGGGTTCGGCCTCGGCTTCTATATTCCGGCGCTGTTGCTGGAATATCAACTAAGTGAACGTCAGGTTCCGGCGGAAGCCGTCGTGTTCGAGAATTTCATCGTGAAAGAAAAGAAGGATAAAATTGCCGAAAGCCGCCACGACTACCATATCAATTTTGCCGTTGCCCGCGTTGCGCAAAAGTTTCCGATGGATATCCGTGACAGCATTGATTTTGCCGCTGTTGACCAGCTGCTTGCCGCATGGGAACGGGAGCGGCGGCGAGATTTTATCGTATTTTCGGGCCACTGGATTTACATTCTCGACATGTATGGAGAGCGGGTCGGGAGCGAGTCTCTCAACGTGGATCTGCTCTATGTCGATACGGATTTATCGCCATCCTGGAAAAGCGTGAAGAAATACGTGCCTGACTATGCCGAACGTTATCGCGAAGTATGGCTCTTCGATGCGGCCAATGGGCAAATCCGCTGTCGGGTTCCGGCTGCGGACGAACCGGCCGTAACCTATGCGGGACGCCCGCAGCGGCTCGCCGTGCACGGCGGCGGCTGGGGAATGGGCACCTACTTGGAGAAGATTAACGAGCTGGAGCGCCATTATGAGCTGGATATTGTCATCGCAAGTGAAGCCGATTGCGACGTTTCCAATACAAGGCACCGCTATTGGATGAACGATCCTTCTTGGGAGGCTTGGGAGAAAGGCCCGGAAACAGGCAAACATACGTTTCCGAGATTCGGGGAGATCAAGGCGGGAGAGAGCCCTGTCTTTGCCACGCAGGAAAGCCATCATCGGCTGTATGATCTCATCAAGGGAGCGAAAGCGATCGTCAGCAAGCCGGGCGGCGCAACGCTGCTCGATTCCCTGTCGTCGGCGACTCCGGTCGTGTTTCTCGAACCGTTCGGACCGCACGAGCAAAGGAATGCCGATCTATGGACGCAGCTCGGTTTCGGGATTCCCTACGAGCAATGGAAGCTGGCGGACTTTTCGCCGGAGCTGCTTGAGCCGCTTCATGAAGCGCTGCTTGCGCATAGAAAGGCCGCTCCAAGCTATGCCGATTTATTGTTTGATAATTCTATAATGAGGTGA
- a CDS encoding acyl carrier protein gives MKEKIIQMISQIKNDPSLLDTLSGSSSVLHDSGMESLQIVHFILQVEDEFGCEINFDEFDMENLGSIDTFCEYIRQNNHDLSKQGL, from the coding sequence ATGAAGGAAAAAATTATTCAAATGATCAGCCAAATTAAAAATGATCCGTCGTTATTGGACACGTTAAGCGGGAGCTCCAGCGTTTTGCACGATTCGGGGATGGAATCGCTGCAGATCGTCCATTTCATTTTGCAGGTGGAGGATGAGTTCGGCTGCGAAATTAATTTCGACGAATTTGATATGGAAAATTTGGGGTCTATTGATACCTTTTGTGAATATATTCGGCAAAACAATCACGATCTTAGCAAGCAAGGTCTGTGA
- a CDS encoding transposase, with amino-acid sequence MVDRSPIKGKTIVTADRGYESYNNFAHMERKGWNYIIRVKDLDSDGILSGLLLPSVPFLEQDSVQVEQGGRDCRS; translated from the coding sequence ATGGTCGACCGTTCCCCCATCAAGGGCAAAACCATTGTTACGGCCGATCGAGGTTATGAAAGTTACAACAATTTCGCGCATATGGAACGCAAGGGATGGAACTACATCATACGAGTAAAGGATTTGGATTCCGATGGTATTCTTTCGGGCTTGCTCTTGCCCTCTGTGCCGTTTCTGGAACAGGATTCTGTTCAAGTAGAACAGGGGGGAAGAGACTGCCGCTCATAA
- a CDS encoding phosphotransferase family protein, with product MTDIMESNIKPRLIGSDMERIIHQTFGSRVVETKELTDGWANSAYAITTSDDRDVILKVALFKGTKMMRYEANLMRTEVEALRLFGNSGTLPVPKVLVHDDTCTMIHAEYFIMERLSGVPYNKIKDTLSQGEKDAIEFELGIYSRFINEVQGEKFGYFMQQESWKDSWAEAFQQMIRGVPNVIKLRRRAKNQEQEQVIEKIARSFFCAKSRKKT from the coding sequence ATGACCGATATTATGGAAAGCAATATTAAACCTAGGCTGATAGGCAGTGATATGGAACGAATTATTCACCAAACCTTCGGAAGCCGGGTCGTCGAAACGAAAGAATTAACGGATGGGTGGGCAAACAGCGCATACGCGATCACCACAAGCGACGACCGCGACGTTATCCTCAAAGTGGCGCTGTTCAAGGGAACGAAAATGATGCGTTATGAGGCAAACTTGATGCGCACGGAAGTCGAGGCGCTACGCTTGTTTGGCAACAGCGGCACGCTTCCTGTACCCAAGGTGCTCGTACACGACGATACATGCACCATGATTCATGCGGAGTACTTTATTATGGAGCGGCTTTCAGGGGTTCCTTACAACAAAATCAAAGATACGCTTTCTCAGGGAGAAAAGGATGCGATCGAATTTGAGCTTGGCATTTATAGCCGCTTTATCAATGAAGTGCAAGGGGAGAAATTCGGCTATTTCATGCAGCAAGAATCGTGGAAGGACTCCTGGGCGGAAGCGTTTCAACAGATGATCCGGGGTGTGCCCAATGTCATTAAGTTAAGGCGCAGGGCCAAAAATCAAGAACAAGAGCAGGTTATCGAAAAGATAGCCCGCTCTTTTTTTTGTGCGAAATCGAGAAAAAAGACTTGA
- a CDS encoding glycoside hydrolase family 43 protein has protein sequence MPYTNPVIPGFYPDPSICRLGDDYYLVTSSFAYFPGVPLFHSKDLVNWRQIGHCLTTEQQLQLANSWIAGGIYAPTIRHHEGWFYMVTTNVSGLGNFYVRSKQPEGPWSEPIPVAQRGIDPSLLFDEDGSVYFQSTYDGNEGCGIYQCEIDISTGSMLTESRLIWRGTGGAHPEAPHLYKINGLYYLLIAEGGTEYGHMATIARSSAPYGPYEPCPHNPILSHRSLKSSIHATGHADLVQAHDGSWWAVFLGIRPVSYPYRHHLGRETFLAPVSWTDDGWPIIGNGGRIESVMEAPQLQEVQWPYKANRDDFDDTTLGFDWVFLRNPTLESWSLHESPGNLVLRGNKVSLDDAGAPAFVGRRLRHLSCNIAALLDFEPKSEGEEAGLTVFMNERYHYDLAVKFKDGRKVIAFRKTVGSLRTEHTYDCAAGPVVLKIEAQPEWFVFTIQPNQSEVLALGSGETHLLSTEVAGGFTGVIIAMYAVCETGQSTPALFDWFDYEPLNHIE, from the coding sequence ATGCCGTATACGAATCCGGTCATTCCCGGCTTTTATCCCGATCCGAGCATCTGCCGGCTCGGGGATGACTATTATTTGGTGACAAGCTCTTTTGCATATTTTCCTGGAGTCCCCCTATTTCACAGCAAGGATCTCGTCAATTGGCGCCAGATCGGACATTGCCTCACAACCGAGCAGCAGTTGCAGCTGGCAAACAGTTGGATCGCGGGAGGAATCTACGCCCCGACGATCCGCCATCACGAAGGCTGGTTCTATATGGTAACGACGAATGTGAGCGGGTTGGGCAACTTCTATGTCCGCAGCAAGCAGCCCGAAGGTCCCTGGTCCGAACCGATACCCGTTGCGCAGAGAGGCATCGATCCTTCCCTATTATTCGATGAAGACGGCAGTGTATACTTTCAATCCACTTACGACGGCAATGAAGGCTGCGGCATTTATCAATGCGAGATTGACATATCGACCGGAAGTATGCTGACGGAGAGCCGTCTGATCTGGAGAGGAACGGGCGGAGCGCATCCGGAAGCGCCTCATCTTTACAAGATCAACGGACTTTATTATTTATTAATTGCCGAAGGGGGGACGGAATACGGCCATATGGCGACGATAGCGAGAAGCAGCGCTCCCTACGGGCCGTACGAACCGTGTCCCCATAATCCGATTTTGTCTCACAGAAGCTTGAAGAGCAGCATACACGCAACCGGGCATGCGGATCTGGTGCAGGCGCATGACGGCAGCTGGTGGGCGGTTTTCTTGGGCATCAGACCGGTCTCTTATCCCTACCGGCATCATTTGGGCAGAGAGACTTTTCTGGCGCCTGTGTCATGGACGGATGACGGCTGGCCGATCATCGGTAACGGTGGGCGTATCGAGTCCGTTATGGAGGCTCCGCAGCTGCAGGAAGTCCAGTGGCCGTATAAGGCAAACAGAGATGATTTTGACGATACAACGCTAGGTTTTGACTGGGTGTTTCTGCGGAATCCGACTCTGGAAAGCTGGTCGCTCCACGAAAGTCCGGGAAATTTGGTGCTACGCGGGAACAAGGTGTCGCTCGATGACGCCGGCGCCCCCGCCTTTGTGGGCCGGCGTCTGCGCCATTTGTCATGCAACATTGCCGCCCTACTCGATTTCGAACCAAAAAGCGAAGGCGAGGAAGCTGGACTTACCGTATTTATGAACGAAAGATATCATTATGATTTGGCCGTAAAGTTCAAGGACGGACGCAAGGTGATCGCATTCCGGAAGACCGTGGGATCATTGAGAACGGAGCACACGTACGATTGCGCAGCAGGCCCGGTCGTGCTAAAGATTGAGGCTCAGCCGGAATGGTTTGTTTTCACCATTCAGCCCAATCAATCCGAAGTCCTTGCGTTGGGCTCGGGAGAAACGCATCTGCTCTCAACGGAGGTAGCTGGCGGCTTTACGGGAGTAATCATTGCGATGTATGCCGTTTGCGAAACAGGACAGAGTACGCCGGCGCTCTTTGATTGGTTCGATTATGAGCCGTTAAATCATATCGAATAG